In Oryza sativa Japonica Group chromosome 1, ASM3414082v1, the genomic stretch ctaatgaagacaaactttatatcaaaattgtagccctcgacgcgacctacaactttgtagttgaaaattttttgaattaaaactgtttaggatcccaaaatattgttgcatgtttatagattttgaaattttaattttaaaattacattttgggacaaaaaaatgacttaaaataaaaaaatttcaactacaaagatgtagatcgcgtcgagggctacaattttgatataaaattcgttttcattagagttcacatgaaaaagttatgaattatttttaaatataaagtatttatatcgtcctatttgacccatatgatattcaaatccaagtttagagaccggggtgacacaactgaacaagttggaggatctaaacgagtgatctgcaagtatGGGGAGCGGGATGACACAAtagaacaagtttgaggacctgaacggtcgatttgtgagtttagggaccgggatgacacaacggtacaagtttagggaccggtgatggactttactcttaaTCAATTATACATTaataattcatcctttttttttactgggaGGAAGGGTTCCTAACCCTCAACACCaccgaacacaccctaaaaaACTATAGATATCTTTTACTCCATATCATATCCACAAATAACGAGAAGGCTAAAATGAGCCACTACATTCTCCGCAAAATATCATTGTATCATAAAAATAGAGGTAAACGAATATAAAGTGCAACTCTAATTTTAGCTAgacttaaaaagaaataatacaATGTTTTGCAGTTTATATGATGCACTTTTTTGCAGTTACTCGGAGAAACATCACCACGGCTGACACACACCTCTATGGACTACGGACGTATAGAGCGGTGAATACGACCCCTAATAGATGCTCAAGAAGACGATGACTAACGACATATTCTTGATCTCACTAAATTGTTATTGAATGTTCAAACTTAAATTTATACTGGTGCAAAAGTGAGTGTGTGTGCAAAGCCAATTCATCCTCCTCCTTTTGTCATAGAGTCAATCTGAATCTTTAAAACTATAAAACCAAAACTGAAAATCATGAAATACATAAGATTACCCCCCCAAGACTTCGACTTTGACATTTCGCTGGTTCTTCTCAGCATCCACGCAAAACAACTACCTCCTCGTCATCGTTATCTAAGCTTTGAACCACTACAGCACCTAATACCTATATCATATCAGCAATCCGTTTTTTCCCCTcactcgcaaaaaaaaaagaagttttttaaaaggaaatatCAGCAAtcagttggaacttggaagcatACGACAGCGATATGGGAAACCTTTTATCGGATAATCTTGCAGAAGCTTTGAATGGTAGTAACCTGTTCTATTTTAAATgaagaagataaactgtgttcaAACTTCAAAGCTGACTTTGGAACATTTTGCTCAGGCCTATCTACAGGAGCGTTCACATGAATATTTATAATACATACAACATGCCCATAAATGGAAAACAGAATCATTATTTGATAACCTTataccattatatatatatatatatatatatatatatatatatatatatatatatatatatatatatatatatatatatatatatatatatatatatatatatatatatatatatatatatgtcatgtaAGGTTTTATCTAGGACTAGTCAAATGCAAACACAGCTCAGGTGATCTGGTTGCATCATCTTTTAATGTGCTTGCAGATTCCCCCCTAAACTGTACCGTGCTTAGAATTGCCACGTGCACGGGAATGAAATACTAGCATATAGTATTACCTAAAGCCGAAGATGAAAATGAATTGCTTCGAAAAGGAGGAAAGAACAAAGCAAGAAACAAGACCCACTTGTAAAAAAGACAAGACACATATATATCCTCTGGAATTCCACTACCAATTGCAGCATATTTTCAGTGGAGCCGCCCTATGTACCTCTAGTATATAAATTCCCTGATTCGTGACACTGAAAACGACTTCCATGAGCAACAAGCATATCAAATCGAGGCTGCTCAAATATTTATTTCAATGGAGTTAGGTCATAATTTACATGGTCGCAACGTCCACGGTTCATTTGTGGAAAGTCAATACCATTATTTgcgggaaaaaaatgaaaaagtagCTTGGTGCTGATCCTCTATAGCTAGGAAGTGGACATCATCATACCATATCAGTTATATAAGTTGGCATATAAGAACTGAGAAGTTTACCAGTTACCACCATATGTTGACATCAATTTTGATAGAATCTACCCTTCTAAAAGTAATAGAATGGAGTAGAAATCATGTAGGATTTATTTTTGGGGGCTTTTGTTGGAGGAATTCAGGATTCCGTTAAACTTTGGTTCCAACTAAATCAGCGGAAACCAAATCAAGCACGCACTCAAGAGCCTCATCAAGAATTCAAGACATGAAGATAGATTTGGCCCATACGAACGCAGCAACAAAAGCAGCCAGTTTTATCTGCTACCCTATCACACTCTCTTAAGCACAAAACTACACTATTCTCAGTGACCAATACCATCCAAGCAATCAGAAAGAACGTCAACAAAACTTAATGGGCCAGCCAATAAGCTTAACATTCAACCTAAGGATTTTCCTCTTTGGGCTATAAAATTTCAACGGCCCACTAATCCTCACCCAATGGGCTTTTGGACTCCGTTTAAACCGACAAGTTCCAAGCTAATATGGCATGGCATTCTGGGTTTCTTTCAGGGCATTGATCATCGGGAAAATATGCGGTGGAAACCACGTATACAATGGAAACCTAGAAACTACCGCTTGATCGAAAAATAGACGttcgagattcgtccacgtcatcacGAGTAAAAAATTTACTCACGGATTTATTACTCATAGTGACGTGAACaaatctcggacgtccattttTTTATCCAATGGTAGTTTTCATTACAATGTGGTTTCCaccatatattttttccttGACCATCAGGTGCATTTTCCAGTACCATGATAAGACGATGTAATGTAATGTTTGCGATTATATTCTAAAATCCATAAGTCACTGATAACCACATATATGcccataaaaatataatattatgaTATCTACTGGATATGACAAGCAAGAACCAATATGAGTTTTTACATGTCAAAATCAtgcatactccatccgtcccaaaaaaaaagacaacctcTCCTAGCACAACGAGGCAGTAACAAGCAAATCCACTTTTCGAGAAACCAAAATAGACCGCATACTCCCTGACAGTAATTATTACACACTAATAACCGGTAAAACCCTTGCTCCTgcagacaattttttttttgctgggtcGGCCGAAGGAGGCcgaccaatttcattaagatttgtGAAGAAAAGAGCAAATACAAAGTTGATTTACATCGGCTAAGAGAGCCGAGCATGAAAAAGCCAAGGGCTTATCCCcaggaaggaagaagagggcaGAGTGACCAAAAAAATAAGAAGTCGACTACTCGCTAATTTCTGCAACTCCTGCAggcaaatatttatttatttatttgaaaacttttctAATAACACTCTTAAAACTAACTCATCTACACTTTTTTATCTTTTGGCATGCCACTGTGGCCATTACCGCACCATCATCATCGTCAGTGGTACGGATTGCTATGCTTCGTCAACCATAGTGGCATCACAACTGTCCCTTAAAATTGCGGTGTCCTTtttactattttattttattttttgataaaaaGGATTTTGAAAatatcttttttcttcttgtgCAAGGGAAGACGAACACGGTCAACATTCAATAAGGACGCGAGGCTGCAACTGGACACCAAACAACGGTGACGACATCACACGCGCGGGCATAGTTATATACGTGACGAAGCACGAACAGAACAAAACTGCCCGTCAAAGCAGGTACTGCTAAGCATTCATGGATTGCTCATTGTTGCTTCTTGAATAACCCCACTGGCCTACTAGCAAGCTCAAATTAAAATTAAGTATCTTAATCAGTAAGATATAACCCAACCTGCACCTTTGCCACCTCATGTGGTTTTATTCAAAAGGAGAACGGAAAATAAGCCCAAAGATACCAAGGCACTCTTATCGTCCCAGCAAATTCTACCGTACGATTATATGTTCGCTCATCGCTCGCCGTAGAACCGTGAAGGTAAACCAGCAGcactaatctttttttttttttttgcggggaaaaggGAGATATATTACTCATCCGCACCCAAAACGTGCGGGATAAAGTTACAATTATCATCCGGCCAAAAGGCAGTTAAGGACTCACATCTACCTTTATTTGCTAAGACATGACAGTCTCTGCTTTGACCACGACTAACTTTTTTTATGACAATCTCCCTATTTCCTTTAAGAAGGAGCTTAACTTCCCTGATCAGGAATGCCAAATCGGACATGGCCTTCTCATCAGAGTGAATCAATTGCACCATCTCCAAGCAGTCCGTTTCCACAATGATGGGCAGCAGCGTCCATTGTAGCGCCATGCTGATCCCTTCCCTACAATCTACCATCTCAGCTTCCAGAGCACTTGCCGGTCTGTGCAAAACACCACAAGCCGCAAAAATTAGGTTCCCAGAGCTGTCCCTGAGAACAGCGCCAGTTCCTCCCTTCCCATCACTAGGGTAATATGAGCCATCAACATTTAGCTTCATCCAGCCTTCCTGTGGTCTTATCCAAGAGCTGGATTCTGCACTTGGCTTGCATTGTCTTGGCAAAGGCATTGACGACCCATATTGAACCACATGTTTCCCTTTAATCAAATTGGCATTCGGGTGTTGTCGAATCTCCAACAGTGATGCCATATAACTGATGATAAAACGTTGGGAAACCTCCACCGGAATTGCTGCCTTTCCATGAGTAATCCCATTACGTACATACCAAATTCGCCACAGCAGCATCATGAGCCCCATGCGCTCCTCCTTTGAAACTCTCCCTGAAATGTCAAGGATCCAGTCAGAATCTTTCCAGTTGCTGTCCGGTTTGCAGGAGATGGCATTGGTGTTTCCCATGGCTTCCCACAGGTACTTCGCATGCGGACAACGACACAGAGCGTGAGCAACATCCTCTTCCTCTGTTCCACAGATGGTACACAAGGAGTTTTGCTCTAGATTCCTTTT encodes the following:
- the LOC4326944 gene encoding putative ribonuclease H protein At1g65750, producing MWRAVTNSLATMVNKKKRNLEQNSLCTICGTEEEDVAHALCRCPHAKYLWEAMGNTNAISCKPDSNWKDSDWILDISGRVSKEERMGLMMLLWRIWYVRNGITHGKAAIPVEVSQRFIISYMASLLEIRQHPNANLIKGKHVVQYGSSMPLPRQCKPSAESSSWIRPQEGWMKLNVDGSYYPSDGKGGTGAVLRDSSGNLIFAACGVLHRPASALEAEMVDCREGISMALQWTLLPIIVETDCLEMVQLIHSDEKAMSDLAFLIREVKLLLKGNREIVIKKVSRGQSRDCHVLANKGRCESLTAFWPDDNCNFIPHVLGADE